One Equus asinus isolate D_3611 breed Donkey chromosome 26, EquAss-T2T_v2, whole genome shotgun sequence genomic window carries:
- the KCNC3 gene encoding voltage-gated potassium channel KCNC3 isoform X3, whose translation MLSSVCVSSFRGRQGASKQQPAPPPQPPESPPPLSPPPPPPPLQQQQQQQQPAQPGPAASPAGPPAPRGPGGRRAEPCPGLPAAAMGRHGGGGGDSGKIVINVGGVRHETYRSTLRTLPGTRLAGLTEPEAAARFDYDPGADEFFFDRHPGVFAYVLNYYRTGKLHCPADVCGPLFEEELGFWGIDETDVEACCWMTYRQHRDAEEALDSFEAPDPAGAANAANAAGAHDAGLDDEAGAGGGGLDGAGGELKRLCFQDAGGGAGGPPGGAGGAGGTWWRRWQPRVWALFEDPYSSRAARYVAFASLLFILISITTFCLETHEGFIHISNKTVTQASPIPGAPPENITNVEVETEPFLTYVEGVCVVWFTFEFLMRITFCPDKVEFLKSSLNIIDCVAILPFYLEVGLSGLSSKAAKDVLGFLRVVRFVRILRIFKLTRHFVGLRVLGHTLRASTNEFLLLIIFLALGVLIFATMIYYAERIGADPDDILGSNHTYFKNIPIGFWWAVVTMTTLGYGDMYPKTWSGMLVGALCALAGVLTIAMPVPVIVNNFGMYYSLAMAKQKLPKKKNKHIPRPPQPGSPNYCKPDPPPPPPPHPHHGSGGISPPPPITPPSMGVTVAGAYPPGPHTHPGLLRGGAGGLGIMGLPPLPAPGEPCPLAQEEVIEINRADPRPNGDPAAAALAHEDCPAIDQPAMSPEDKSPITPGSRGRYSRDRACFLLTDYAPSPDGSIRKALVTA comes from the exons ATGCTGAGCTCAGTCTGCGTCTCGTCCTTCCGCGGGCGCCAGGGGGCCAGCAAGCAGCAGCCGGCGCCTCCGCCGCAGCCGCCCGAGTCCCCGCCGCCGCTgtccccgccgccgccaccgccgccgctgcagcagcagcagcagcagcagcagcctgcgCAGCCCGGCCCCGCCGCGTCCCCGGCGGGCCCCCCGGCACCCCGCGGGCCCGGGGGCCGGCGCGCCGAGCCATGCCCCGGGCTGCCGGCGGCGGCCATGGGGCGGcacggcggcggcggtggcgacAGCGGCAAGATCGTGATCAACGTGGGCGGCGTGCGCCATGAGACGTACCGCTCGACGCTGCGCACCCTGCCGGGGACGCGGCTGGCCGGCCTGACGGAGCCCGAGGCGGCGGCGCGCTTCGACTACGACCCGGGCGCCGACGAGTTCTTCTTCGACCGGCACCCGGGCGTCTTCGCCTACGTGCTCAACTACTACCGCACCGGCAAGCTGCACTGCCCGGCCGACGTGTGCGGGCCGCTCTTCGAGGAGGAGCTCGGCTTCTGGGGCATCGACGAGACCGACGTGGAGGCCTGCTGCTGGATGACCTACCGGCAGCACCGCGACGCCGAGGAGGCGCTCGACTCCTTCGAGGCACCCGACCCCGCCGGCGCCGCCAACGCCGCCAACGCCGCGGGCGCCCACGACGCGGGCCTGGACGACGaggcgggcgcgggcggcggcggcctgGACGGCGCGGGCGGCGAGCTCAAGCGCCTCTGCTTCCAGGAcgcgggcggcggcgccggggggccgccagggggcgcgggcggcgcgggcggcacGTGGTGGCGCCGCTGGCAGCCCCGCGTGTGGGCGCTCTTCGAGGACCCCTACTCGTCGCGGGCCGCCAGG TACGTGGCCTTCGCCTCACTCTTATTCATCCTAATCTCCATCACCACCTTCTGCCTGGAGACCCACGAGGGCTTCATCCATATCAGCAACAAGACGGTGACACAGGCCTCCCCGATCCCGGGGGCTCCGCCGGAGAACATCACCAACGTGGAGGTGGAGACGGAGCCCTTCCTGACCTACGTGGAGGGCGTGTGCGTGGTCTGGTTCACCTTCGAGTTCCTCATGCGCATCACCTTCTGTCCGGACAAGGTGGAATTTCTCAAGAGCAGCCTCAACATCATCGACTGCGTTGCCATCCTGCCCTTTTATCTCGAGGTGGGCCTCTCAGGCCTCAGCTCCAAGGCCGCCAAAGACGTGCTGGGCTTCCTGCGGGTGGTCCGCTTCGTCCGAATCCTGCGCATCTTCAAGCTCACGCGCCACTTTGTGGGGCTGCGCGTGCTGGGCCACACGCTCCGCGCCAGCACCAATGAGTTCCTGCTGCTCATCATCTTCCTGGCGCTGGGGGTGCTCATCTTCGCCACCATGATCTACTATGCCGAGCGCATTGGCGCCGACCCCGATGACATCCTGGGCTCCAACCATACCTACTTCAAGAACATCCCCATCGGCTTCTGGTGGGCCGTGGTCACCATGACGACCCTCGGCTATGGAGACATGTACCCCAAGACATGGTCGGGGATGCTGGTGGGGGCGCTGTGTGCCCTGGCGGGGGTGCTGACCATCGCCATGCCCGTGCCCGTCATTGTCAACAACTTTGGCATGTACTATTCGCTGGCCATGGCCAAGCAGAAGCTGCctaagaagaagaacaaacacataCCCCGGCCCCCGCAGCCCGGCTCGCCGAACTACTGCAAGCCCGACCCGCCCccaccgcccccgccccaccctcaCCACGGCAGCGGTGGCATCAGCCCCCCGCCACCCATCACACCGCCCTCCATGGGGGTGACTGTGGCCGGGGCCTACCCGCCGGGGCCCCAcacgcaccccgggctgctcagGGGGGGAGCGGGTGGGCTGGGGATCATGGGGCTGCCTCCTCTGCCGGCCCCTGGGGAGCCTTGCCCGTTGGCTCAGGAGGAAGTGATTGAGATCAACCGGGCAG ATCCCCGCCCCAACGGGGACCCAGCAGCAGCCGCGCTTGCCCACGAGGACTGTCCGGCCATCGACCAGCCCGCCATGTCCCCAGAAGACAAGAGCCCCATCACCCCCGGGAGCCGGGGCCGCTACAGCCGGGACCGAGCCTGCTTCCTCCTCACTGACTATGCCCCTTCCCCTGATGGCTCCATCCGGAAAG CTCTTGTCACCGCCTGA
- the KCNC3 gene encoding voltage-gated potassium channel KCNC3 isoform X4, whose translation MLSSVCVSSFRGRQGASKQQPAPPPQPPESPPPLSPPPPPPPLQQQQQQQQPAQPGPAASPAGPPAPRGPGGRRAEPCPGLPAAAMGRHGGGGGDSGKIVINVGGVRHETYRSTLRTLPGTRLAGLTEPEAAARFDYDPGADEFFFDRHPGVFAYVLNYYRTGKLHCPADVCGPLFEEELGFWGIDETDVEACCWMTYRQHRDAEEALDSFEAPDPAGAANAANAAGAHDAGLDDEAGAGGGGLDGAGGELKRLCFQDAGGGAGGPPGGAGGAGGTWWRRWQPRVWALFEDPYSSRAARYVAFASLLFILISITTFCLETHEGFIHISNKTVTQASPIPGAPPENITNVEVETEPFLTYVEGVCVVWFTFEFLMRITFCPDKVEFLKSSLNIIDCVAILPFYLEVGLSGLSSKAAKDVLGFLRVVRFVRILRIFKLTRHFVGLRVLGHTLRASTNEFLLLIIFLALGVLIFATMIYYAERIGADPDDILGSNHTYFKNIPIGFWWAVVTMTTLGYGDMYPKTWSGMLVGALCALAGVLTIAMPVPVIVNNFGMYYSLAMAKQKLPKKKNKHIPRPPQPGSPNYCKPDPPPPPPPHPHHGSGGISPPPPITPPSMGVTVAGAYPPGPHTHPGLLRGGAGGLGIMGLPPLPAPGEPCPLAQEEVIEINRADPRPNGDPAAAALAHEDCPAIDQPAMSPEDKSPITPGSRGRYSRDRACFLLTDYAPSPDGSIRKGYEKSRSLSSIAGLSGVSLRLAPLATPPGSPRAARRAPPTLPSIL comes from the exons ATGCTGAGCTCAGTCTGCGTCTCGTCCTTCCGCGGGCGCCAGGGGGCCAGCAAGCAGCAGCCGGCGCCTCCGCCGCAGCCGCCCGAGTCCCCGCCGCCGCTgtccccgccgccgccaccgccgccgctgcagcagcagcagcagcagcagcagcctgcgCAGCCCGGCCCCGCCGCGTCCCCGGCGGGCCCCCCGGCACCCCGCGGGCCCGGGGGCCGGCGCGCCGAGCCATGCCCCGGGCTGCCGGCGGCGGCCATGGGGCGGcacggcggcggcggtggcgacAGCGGCAAGATCGTGATCAACGTGGGCGGCGTGCGCCATGAGACGTACCGCTCGACGCTGCGCACCCTGCCGGGGACGCGGCTGGCCGGCCTGACGGAGCCCGAGGCGGCGGCGCGCTTCGACTACGACCCGGGCGCCGACGAGTTCTTCTTCGACCGGCACCCGGGCGTCTTCGCCTACGTGCTCAACTACTACCGCACCGGCAAGCTGCACTGCCCGGCCGACGTGTGCGGGCCGCTCTTCGAGGAGGAGCTCGGCTTCTGGGGCATCGACGAGACCGACGTGGAGGCCTGCTGCTGGATGACCTACCGGCAGCACCGCGACGCCGAGGAGGCGCTCGACTCCTTCGAGGCACCCGACCCCGCCGGCGCCGCCAACGCCGCCAACGCCGCGGGCGCCCACGACGCGGGCCTGGACGACGaggcgggcgcgggcggcggcggcctgGACGGCGCGGGCGGCGAGCTCAAGCGCCTCTGCTTCCAGGAcgcgggcggcggcgccggggggccgccagggggcgcgggcggcgcgggcggcacGTGGTGGCGCCGCTGGCAGCCCCGCGTGTGGGCGCTCTTCGAGGACCCCTACTCGTCGCGGGCCGCCAGG TACGTGGCCTTCGCCTCACTCTTATTCATCCTAATCTCCATCACCACCTTCTGCCTGGAGACCCACGAGGGCTTCATCCATATCAGCAACAAGACGGTGACACAGGCCTCCCCGATCCCGGGGGCTCCGCCGGAGAACATCACCAACGTGGAGGTGGAGACGGAGCCCTTCCTGACCTACGTGGAGGGCGTGTGCGTGGTCTGGTTCACCTTCGAGTTCCTCATGCGCATCACCTTCTGTCCGGACAAGGTGGAATTTCTCAAGAGCAGCCTCAACATCATCGACTGCGTTGCCATCCTGCCCTTTTATCTCGAGGTGGGCCTCTCAGGCCTCAGCTCCAAGGCCGCCAAAGACGTGCTGGGCTTCCTGCGGGTGGTCCGCTTCGTCCGAATCCTGCGCATCTTCAAGCTCACGCGCCACTTTGTGGGGCTGCGCGTGCTGGGCCACACGCTCCGCGCCAGCACCAATGAGTTCCTGCTGCTCATCATCTTCCTGGCGCTGGGGGTGCTCATCTTCGCCACCATGATCTACTATGCCGAGCGCATTGGCGCCGACCCCGATGACATCCTGGGCTCCAACCATACCTACTTCAAGAACATCCCCATCGGCTTCTGGTGGGCCGTGGTCACCATGACGACCCTCGGCTATGGAGACATGTACCCCAAGACATGGTCGGGGATGCTGGTGGGGGCGCTGTGTGCCCTGGCGGGGGTGCTGACCATCGCCATGCCCGTGCCCGTCATTGTCAACAACTTTGGCATGTACTATTCGCTGGCCATGGCCAAGCAGAAGCTGCctaagaagaagaacaaacacataCCCCGGCCCCCGCAGCCCGGCTCGCCGAACTACTGCAAGCCCGACCCGCCCccaccgcccccgccccaccctcaCCACGGCAGCGGTGGCATCAGCCCCCCGCCACCCATCACACCGCCCTCCATGGGGGTGACTGTGGCCGGGGCCTACCCGCCGGGGCCCCAcacgcaccccgggctgctcagGGGGGGAGCGGGTGGGCTGGGGATCATGGGGCTGCCTCCTCTGCCGGCCCCTGGGGAGCCTTGCCCGTTGGCTCAGGAGGAAGTGATTGAGATCAACCGGGCAG ATCCCCGCCCCAACGGGGACCCAGCAGCAGCCGCGCTTGCCCACGAGGACTGTCCGGCCATCGACCAGCCCGCCATGTCCCCAGAAGACAAGAGCCCCATCACCCCCGGGAGCCGGGGCCGCTACAGCCGGGACCGAGCCTGCTTCCTCCTCACTGACTATGCCCCTTCCCCTGATGGCTCCATCCGGAAAG gttACGAGAAATCCCGCAGCCTGAGCAGCATCGCGGGCCTCAGCGGGGTGTCCCTGCGCCTCGCGCCCCTTGCCACCCCCCCTGGCTCGCCCAGGGCCGCCCGCCGCGCTCCCCCAACCCTGCCCTCCATCCTCTAG
- the KCNC3 gene encoding voltage-gated potassium channel KCNC3 isoform X1 → MLSSVCVSSFRGRQGASKQQPAPPPQPPESPPPLSPPPPPPPLQQQQQQQQPAQPGPAASPAGPPAPRGPGGRRAEPCPGLPAAAMGRHGGGGGDSGKIVINVGGVRHETYRSTLRTLPGTRLAGLTEPEAAARFDYDPGADEFFFDRHPGVFAYVLNYYRTGKLHCPADVCGPLFEEELGFWGIDETDVEACCWMTYRQHRDAEEALDSFEAPDPAGAANAANAAGAHDAGLDDEAGAGGGGLDGAGGELKRLCFQDAGGGAGGPPGGAGGAGGTWWRRWQPRVWALFEDPYSSRAARYVAFASLLFILISITTFCLETHEGFIHISNKTVTQASPIPGAPPENITNVEVETEPFLTYVEGVCVVWFTFEFLMRITFCPDKVEFLKSSLNIIDCVAILPFYLEVGLSGLSSKAAKDVLGFLRVVRFVRILRIFKLTRHFVGLRVLGHTLRASTNEFLLLIIFLALGVLIFATMIYYAERIGADPDDILGSNHTYFKNIPIGFWWAVVTMTTLGYGDMYPKTWSGMLVGALCALAGVLTIAMPVPVIVNNFGMYYSLAMAKQKLPKKKNKHIPRPPQPGSPNYCKPDPPPPPPPHPHHGSGGISPPPPITPPSMGVTVAGAYPPGPHTHPGLLRGGAGGLGIMGLPPLPAPGEPCPLAQEEVIEINRADPRPNGDPAAAALAHEDCPAIDQPAMSPEDKSPITPGSRGRYSRDRACFLLTDYAPSPDGSIRKATGATPLPPPDWRKPGPPSFLPDLNANAAAWISP, encoded by the exons ATGCTGAGCTCAGTCTGCGTCTCGTCCTTCCGCGGGCGCCAGGGGGCCAGCAAGCAGCAGCCGGCGCCTCCGCCGCAGCCGCCCGAGTCCCCGCCGCCGCTgtccccgccgccgccaccgccgccgctgcagcagcagcagcagcagcagcagcctgcgCAGCCCGGCCCCGCCGCGTCCCCGGCGGGCCCCCCGGCACCCCGCGGGCCCGGGGGCCGGCGCGCCGAGCCATGCCCCGGGCTGCCGGCGGCGGCCATGGGGCGGcacggcggcggcggtggcgacAGCGGCAAGATCGTGATCAACGTGGGCGGCGTGCGCCATGAGACGTACCGCTCGACGCTGCGCACCCTGCCGGGGACGCGGCTGGCCGGCCTGACGGAGCCCGAGGCGGCGGCGCGCTTCGACTACGACCCGGGCGCCGACGAGTTCTTCTTCGACCGGCACCCGGGCGTCTTCGCCTACGTGCTCAACTACTACCGCACCGGCAAGCTGCACTGCCCGGCCGACGTGTGCGGGCCGCTCTTCGAGGAGGAGCTCGGCTTCTGGGGCATCGACGAGACCGACGTGGAGGCCTGCTGCTGGATGACCTACCGGCAGCACCGCGACGCCGAGGAGGCGCTCGACTCCTTCGAGGCACCCGACCCCGCCGGCGCCGCCAACGCCGCCAACGCCGCGGGCGCCCACGACGCGGGCCTGGACGACGaggcgggcgcgggcggcggcggcctgGACGGCGCGGGCGGCGAGCTCAAGCGCCTCTGCTTCCAGGAcgcgggcggcggcgccggggggccgccagggggcgcgggcggcgcgggcggcacGTGGTGGCGCCGCTGGCAGCCCCGCGTGTGGGCGCTCTTCGAGGACCCCTACTCGTCGCGGGCCGCCAGG TACGTGGCCTTCGCCTCACTCTTATTCATCCTAATCTCCATCACCACCTTCTGCCTGGAGACCCACGAGGGCTTCATCCATATCAGCAACAAGACGGTGACACAGGCCTCCCCGATCCCGGGGGCTCCGCCGGAGAACATCACCAACGTGGAGGTGGAGACGGAGCCCTTCCTGACCTACGTGGAGGGCGTGTGCGTGGTCTGGTTCACCTTCGAGTTCCTCATGCGCATCACCTTCTGTCCGGACAAGGTGGAATTTCTCAAGAGCAGCCTCAACATCATCGACTGCGTTGCCATCCTGCCCTTTTATCTCGAGGTGGGCCTCTCAGGCCTCAGCTCCAAGGCCGCCAAAGACGTGCTGGGCTTCCTGCGGGTGGTCCGCTTCGTCCGAATCCTGCGCATCTTCAAGCTCACGCGCCACTTTGTGGGGCTGCGCGTGCTGGGCCACACGCTCCGCGCCAGCACCAATGAGTTCCTGCTGCTCATCATCTTCCTGGCGCTGGGGGTGCTCATCTTCGCCACCATGATCTACTATGCCGAGCGCATTGGCGCCGACCCCGATGACATCCTGGGCTCCAACCATACCTACTTCAAGAACATCCCCATCGGCTTCTGGTGGGCCGTGGTCACCATGACGACCCTCGGCTATGGAGACATGTACCCCAAGACATGGTCGGGGATGCTGGTGGGGGCGCTGTGTGCCCTGGCGGGGGTGCTGACCATCGCCATGCCCGTGCCCGTCATTGTCAACAACTTTGGCATGTACTATTCGCTGGCCATGGCCAAGCAGAAGCTGCctaagaagaagaacaaacacataCCCCGGCCCCCGCAGCCCGGCTCGCCGAACTACTGCAAGCCCGACCCGCCCccaccgcccccgccccaccctcaCCACGGCAGCGGTGGCATCAGCCCCCCGCCACCCATCACACCGCCCTCCATGGGGGTGACTGTGGCCGGGGCCTACCCGCCGGGGCCCCAcacgcaccccgggctgctcagGGGGGGAGCGGGTGGGCTGGGGATCATGGGGCTGCCTCCTCTGCCGGCCCCTGGGGAGCCTTGCCCGTTGGCTCAGGAGGAAGTGATTGAGATCAACCGGGCAG ATCCCCGCCCCAACGGGGACCCAGCAGCAGCCGCGCTTGCCCACGAGGACTGTCCGGCCATCGACCAGCCCGCCATGTCCCCAGAAGACAAGAGCCCCATCACCCCCGGGAGCCGGGGCCGCTACAGCCGGGACCGAGCCTGCTTCCTCCTCACTGACTATGCCCCTTCCCCTGATGGCTCCATCCGGAAAG CCACCGGTGCTACCCCACTGCCCCCCCCAGACTGGCGTAAGCCAGGCCCCCCAAGCTTCTTGCCCGACCTCAACGCCAACGCTGCGGCCTGGATATCCCCCTAG
- the KCNC3 gene encoding voltage-gated potassium channel KCNC3 isoform X2, producing the protein MLSSVCVSSFRGRQGASKQQPAPPPQPPESPPPLSPPPPPPPLQQQQQQQQPAQPGPAASPAGPPAPRGPGGRRAEPCPGLPAAAMGRHGGGGGDSGKIVINVGGVRHETYRSTLRTLPGTRLAGLTEPEAAARFDYDPGADEFFFDRHPGVFAYVLNYYRTGKLHCPADVCGPLFEEELGFWGIDETDVEACCWMTYRQHRDAEEALDSFEAPDPAGAANAANAAGAHDAGLDDEAGAGGGGLDGAGGELKRLCFQDAGGGAGGPPGGAGGAGGTWWRRWQPRVWALFEDPYSSRAARYVAFASLLFILISITTFCLETHEGFIHISNKTVTQASPIPGAPPENITNVEVETEPFLTYVEGVCVVWFTFEFLMRITFCPDKVEFLKSSLNIIDCVAILPFYLEVGLSGLSSKAAKDVLGFLRVVRFVRILRIFKLTRHFVGLRVLGHTLRASTNEFLLLIIFLALGVLIFATMIYYAERIGADPDDILGSNHTYFKNIPIGFWWAVVTMTTLGYGDMYPKTWSGMLVGALCALAGVLTIAMPVPVIVNNFGMYYSLAMAKQKLPKKKNKHIPRPPQPGSPNYCKPDPPPPPPPHPHHGSGGISPPPPITPPSMGVTVAGAYPPGPHTHPGLLRGGAGGLGIMGLPPLPAPGEPCPLAQEEVIEINRADPRPNGDPAAAALAHEDCPAIDQPAMSPEDKSPITPGSRGRYSRDRACFLLTDYAPSPDGSIRKDWRKPGPPSFLPDLNANAAAWISP; encoded by the exons ATGCTGAGCTCAGTCTGCGTCTCGTCCTTCCGCGGGCGCCAGGGGGCCAGCAAGCAGCAGCCGGCGCCTCCGCCGCAGCCGCCCGAGTCCCCGCCGCCGCTgtccccgccgccgccaccgccgccgctgcagcagcagcagcagcagcagcagcctgcgCAGCCCGGCCCCGCCGCGTCCCCGGCGGGCCCCCCGGCACCCCGCGGGCCCGGGGGCCGGCGCGCCGAGCCATGCCCCGGGCTGCCGGCGGCGGCCATGGGGCGGcacggcggcggcggtggcgacAGCGGCAAGATCGTGATCAACGTGGGCGGCGTGCGCCATGAGACGTACCGCTCGACGCTGCGCACCCTGCCGGGGACGCGGCTGGCCGGCCTGACGGAGCCCGAGGCGGCGGCGCGCTTCGACTACGACCCGGGCGCCGACGAGTTCTTCTTCGACCGGCACCCGGGCGTCTTCGCCTACGTGCTCAACTACTACCGCACCGGCAAGCTGCACTGCCCGGCCGACGTGTGCGGGCCGCTCTTCGAGGAGGAGCTCGGCTTCTGGGGCATCGACGAGACCGACGTGGAGGCCTGCTGCTGGATGACCTACCGGCAGCACCGCGACGCCGAGGAGGCGCTCGACTCCTTCGAGGCACCCGACCCCGCCGGCGCCGCCAACGCCGCCAACGCCGCGGGCGCCCACGACGCGGGCCTGGACGACGaggcgggcgcgggcggcggcggcctgGACGGCGCGGGCGGCGAGCTCAAGCGCCTCTGCTTCCAGGAcgcgggcggcggcgccggggggccgccagggggcgcgggcggcgcgggcggcacGTGGTGGCGCCGCTGGCAGCCCCGCGTGTGGGCGCTCTTCGAGGACCCCTACTCGTCGCGGGCCGCCAGG TACGTGGCCTTCGCCTCACTCTTATTCATCCTAATCTCCATCACCACCTTCTGCCTGGAGACCCACGAGGGCTTCATCCATATCAGCAACAAGACGGTGACACAGGCCTCCCCGATCCCGGGGGCTCCGCCGGAGAACATCACCAACGTGGAGGTGGAGACGGAGCCCTTCCTGACCTACGTGGAGGGCGTGTGCGTGGTCTGGTTCACCTTCGAGTTCCTCATGCGCATCACCTTCTGTCCGGACAAGGTGGAATTTCTCAAGAGCAGCCTCAACATCATCGACTGCGTTGCCATCCTGCCCTTTTATCTCGAGGTGGGCCTCTCAGGCCTCAGCTCCAAGGCCGCCAAAGACGTGCTGGGCTTCCTGCGGGTGGTCCGCTTCGTCCGAATCCTGCGCATCTTCAAGCTCACGCGCCACTTTGTGGGGCTGCGCGTGCTGGGCCACACGCTCCGCGCCAGCACCAATGAGTTCCTGCTGCTCATCATCTTCCTGGCGCTGGGGGTGCTCATCTTCGCCACCATGATCTACTATGCCGAGCGCATTGGCGCCGACCCCGATGACATCCTGGGCTCCAACCATACCTACTTCAAGAACATCCCCATCGGCTTCTGGTGGGCCGTGGTCACCATGACGACCCTCGGCTATGGAGACATGTACCCCAAGACATGGTCGGGGATGCTGGTGGGGGCGCTGTGTGCCCTGGCGGGGGTGCTGACCATCGCCATGCCCGTGCCCGTCATTGTCAACAACTTTGGCATGTACTATTCGCTGGCCATGGCCAAGCAGAAGCTGCctaagaagaagaacaaacacataCCCCGGCCCCCGCAGCCCGGCTCGCCGAACTACTGCAAGCCCGACCCGCCCccaccgcccccgccccaccctcaCCACGGCAGCGGTGGCATCAGCCCCCCGCCACCCATCACACCGCCCTCCATGGGGGTGACTGTGGCCGGGGCCTACCCGCCGGGGCCCCAcacgcaccccgggctgctcagGGGGGGAGCGGGTGGGCTGGGGATCATGGGGCTGCCTCCTCTGCCGGCCCCTGGGGAGCCTTGCCCGTTGGCTCAGGAGGAAGTGATTGAGATCAACCGGGCAG ATCCCCGCCCCAACGGGGACCCAGCAGCAGCCGCGCTTGCCCACGAGGACTGTCCGGCCATCGACCAGCCCGCCATGTCCCCAGAAGACAAGAGCCCCATCACCCCCGGGAGCCGGGGCCGCTACAGCCGGGACCGAGCCTGCTTCCTCCTCACTGACTATGCCCCTTCCCCTGATGGCTCCATCCGGAAAG ACTGGCGTAAGCCAGGCCCCCCAAGCTTCTTGCCCGACCTCAACGCCAACGCTGCGGCCTGGATATCCCCCTAG